One stretch of Zhihengliuella flava DNA includes these proteins:
- a CDS encoding ABC transporter permease yields the protein MSEAKQAARPQQEPVVVNVSGLTERGARSSFSDYLLKVWDARSFVFHEARTSVQGEGREMILGHLWLILNPILDGILYYALFALILQLDKGIDNFVAYLLIGIFMYRMSARCVTNAAKSYVKDNKLVDAAGLPPVVVPIVSNLRVWLSGLPGYLVLVLLIVLIPPVEEFTALAFGALLIVPLQMFMNLGMSLLAAHWVGIIPDLDNLLRIAMRAWMFGSGVMFEISRIENLGPAFEFISYWNPLRWVLELTRDLLIYATWPPADGWIVLGLWGLIPTLLGAFLIWHRGGRYRKDRASVD from the coding sequence ATGAGTGAAGCCAAACAGGCGGCTCGGCCCCAGCAGGAACCGGTCGTCGTTAACGTCAGTGGCCTCACCGAACGCGGCGCACGGTCCTCTTTCAGCGACTACCTTCTCAAGGTCTGGGACGCCCGCAGCTTCGTGTTTCACGAGGCGCGTACTAGTGTTCAAGGTGAAGGGCGCGAGATGATTCTCGGTCATCTCTGGCTCATCCTGAACCCCATTTTGGATGGCATCCTCTACTACGCCCTCTTTGCGTTGATCCTGCAACTCGACAAGGGCATTGACAACTTCGTAGCGTACCTTTTGATCGGGATTTTCATGTACCGCATGAGCGCCCGGTGTGTTACGAACGCGGCGAAGTCTTACGTCAAAGATAATAAACTCGTTGATGCGGCCGGGCTCCCGCCCGTCGTTGTCCCGATCGTTTCCAACCTGAGAGTTTGGCTTAGCGGTCTCCCCGGATATCTAGTGTTGGTCCTCCTGATCGTGCTGATCCCTCCCGTTGAAGAGTTCACCGCATTGGCCTTTGGAGCATTGCTTATCGTTCCGCTCCAGATGTTCATGAACCTTGGGATGTCCTTGCTAGCAGCGCACTGGGTCGGGATCATTCCCGATTTAGACAACCTGCTGCGTATCGCGATGCGAGCTTGGATGTTCGGTTCGGGCGTTATGTTTGAAATTAGCCGCATCGAGAATTTAGGACCAGCTTTCGAGTTCATTTCATACTGGAATCCACTTCGCTGGGTGTTGGAACTGACCCGCGATCTTTTGATCTACGCAACGTGGCCACCTGCCGATGGCTGGATTGTGCTTGGGCTGTGGGGATTGATCCCAACTCTGCTCGGCGCATTTCTGATCTGGCACCGTGGCGGCCGCTACCGAAAGGACCGGGCAAGCGTTGACTGA
- a CDS encoding glycosyltransferase family 4 protein gives MKEQLKHLAIIHRNWREDPVGFVYRVFNRRAGSVSRGALAVVDRLLSVRPSSRTAALSALVLEESETLTFRLNEALERAPHGKRAQYFADVALHAQLPGLSGEFAARIGGRQGTARTLANLDFYQGRLEEAIERLASAETPHRRMLERMRGERAVFHDWVPRLRAVSDYRPAEATVLHLLTNSVPYTSTGYTYRSQSLLGAQAAEGWDVHAVTRRGYPESIGVLDAPESETVDGVVYHRLPAAAVPPGLDARLQREAEELLSLALRLRPAVLHTTTHFVNGLVVRAVAEALGIPWVYEVRGQLADTWASKHGTTATSTERYQRFVAREAEVQRSAAAVFTLGRAMRERIIRSGTPEERVFILPNGVGSAYLEPPLEHAKAKAAVHLDSDRLHIGTVSSLVDYEGLDDLLTAYAQIAAERRDVELVIVGDGAAMPRLRAHAISLGLEPAAIFRGRVPAREAPLWHRALDVFVVPRKDFQVTRTVTPLKPVEAMASERPVVVADLPALTELVRPGESGLAVPPEDPAALATALRQLLEDKELRMSMGRHGRREVLTHRTWPRNAQISIEAYQLAMSGRSTVVTVEEETA, from the coding sequence ATGAAGGAACAGTTGAAGCACCTCGCGATTATCCACCGGAACTGGCGCGAAGACCCGGTGGGCTTCGTCTACCGCGTCTTTAATCGACGCGCTGGCAGTGTCTCGCGCGGTGCCCTCGCTGTCGTTGACCGCCTGCTCAGTGTCCGGCCCTCCTCGCGGACGGCGGCGCTGAGCGCCTTGGTGCTCGAGGAAAGCGAAACGTTGACCTTTCGCCTGAACGAGGCGCTCGAACGGGCGCCGCACGGCAAGCGGGCACAGTACTTTGCCGATGTGGCACTCCACGCCCAACTGCCGGGGCTGTCGGGCGAATTCGCCGCCCGGATTGGCGGACGGCAGGGCACGGCTCGCACTCTGGCGAATTTGGACTTCTATCAGGGCCGGTTAGAGGAAGCCATCGAGCGCCTCGCGAGCGCCGAGACCCCGCACCGGCGCATGCTGGAACGGATGCGGGGCGAGCGCGCCGTGTTCCACGACTGGGTACCGCGGCTCCGCGCCGTCTCGGACTACAGGCCGGCAGAAGCCACGGTGCTCCACCTGCTTACTAACTCGGTGCCCTACACCTCCACGGGGTACACGTATCGGTCCCAGTCATTGCTCGGCGCTCAGGCAGCCGAGGGGTGGGACGTTCACGCGGTGACGCGACGCGGATATCCCGAGTCGATCGGAGTCCTCGATGCCCCGGAGTCGGAGACCGTGGACGGGGTCGTTTATCACCGGCTCCCGGCCGCTGCCGTGCCCCCGGGTCTGGACGCGCGCCTGCAGCGCGAGGCGGAAGAGCTGCTATCCCTCGCGCTGCGGCTTCGCCCGGCCGTGCTCCACACCACCACGCACTTCGTCAATGGGCTTGTGGTGCGAGCGGTGGCGGAGGCGCTGGGCATCCCGTGGGTGTACGAAGTGCGCGGCCAGTTGGCGGATACGTGGGCCTCCAAACACGGCACGACGGCGACCAGCACGGAACGCTATCAGCGGTTCGTCGCTCGTGAGGCCGAGGTTCAGCGGTCGGCGGCAGCCGTGTTTACCTTGGGGCGGGCCATGCGGGAACGCATCATTCGCAGCGGGACGCCGGAAGAGCGGGTGTTCATCTTGCCCAATGGCGTCGGCAGCGCGTACCTTGAGCCGCCGCTGGAACACGCCAAGGCTAAGGCCGCCGTGCACCTGGATAGCGATCGCCTCCACATTGGCACCGTCTCCTCCTTGGTGGACTATGAGGGTCTCGACGATTTGCTGACGGCCTACGCGCAGATTGCCGCGGAGCGGCGGGACGTCGAACTGGTGATCGTGGGAGACGGTGCCGCGATGCCGCGATTGAGGGCCCACGCGATCTCGCTCGGGCTGGAGCCAGCGGCCATTTTCCGAGGGCGGGTGCCAGCACGCGAGGCTCCGCTGTGGCACCGAGCTTTGGACGTATTCGTGGTCCCGCGGAAGGACTTCCAGGTCACGCGCACGGTCACGCCGCTGAAACCGGTTGAGGCCATGGCCTCGGAACGCCCCGTCGTCGTGGCTGACCTGCCCGCCCTGACGGAACTGGTGCGGCCGGGGGAGAGCGGCTTGGCCGTGCCGCCGGAGGATCCCGCGGCGCTCGCGACGGCGCTACGGCAGCTGCTGGAGGACAAGGAACTCCGCATGAGCATGGGCCGCCACGGCCGTCGGGAGGTGCTCACGCACCGGACCTGGCCGCGCAACGCGCAGATCAGTATCGAGGCCTACCAGCTGGCGATGAGTGGTCGCAGTACGGTAGTGACCGTGGAAGAGGAAACTGCATGA